The Desulfitobacterium chlororespirans DSM 11544 sequence CAAGCAGCCCCAAACCCTTGAAAAATTAATCAATTTAGCCGATTGACTCGTATAACCTTAGCTTAAGAAGAGCGGACCCATTGCGCTACTCGTCCTCAATGGGTCCGCTCTCTTAATTTTTGACAGCAACTATGGACCTTTGCTGAACGCTTTTAAAATAAAAGCATCCCCCAAGGAATACCACATGCTAAAACAACAAGATAACCGCTTACTACCGCCCAAATCCCAAAAATATAAGCATCCCTCGTCGCAATCCATTCTGTATTGCCAAATACCAATGCTGCTCTGCTGGATGCGCCGGGAGTGGCAATTGCTGCCATAATTGCTAAGATTAAGCCCATGGTTACAATCACCGGATTAGCGCCAATGGAAACCGCCAGTGTTGTGAGAATCGGCGTCATTATGGTTAACAAGACAACGTTGTGAACAAACTGAGTAATAACAATCGCGATGAGAAAGCTCAGTGCATAAAATACAAATGGAGAAAGATTGCTCAATATAGGAGCCAGGGAGTTGGTAAGCGCCTGCATCAACCCCGCTTCTTTAATTTCCAATGCATTACCTAAAGGAACTGTACAGGCCATTAAAATCAGGATACGCCAATTCGAACCACTTGTTGCCAATCTCTGAAAGCTGGTCAGATGCTCATTGCTTTTATTTTTTATTAGACAGATCACCACCAAAATTATGGAAATTATCGCCGGATTCGGTAATTGGGCAAGAAATGCGCCAACGGCTGTGCTCTTAGGGACAACTTGGGGCGCAAATAATGCCAATACAAAAACTATCGTAAAAAGAATGGCAATTCTTTGTTCCTTTGTTAATGGCTCTATTTTTAGATTAAGAGTATAGTCACAGTTTTCCAGAGCCTTCGTATCTAATTTAAAAATATACTTTCCGCCCAAGAGGTACGCAACCAAAGTAATGACTGAAATAGGAATCATATACAGCAAATAGACGCCAAGATTGACATCCACACCCGTTGATTTTGCCAGCAACGTCAGCCCCTGCAACGGGAAGGGTGTAAAGGGAAACACTCCCCAACCCAGCATGACAACGTTGGCAATCCCCACTAAAATAAATCCCAATAAGCGGTCTTTCCTTTTCAACCCTACTGTTTCTGCGATATTATAAACAATCGTCCATAATACAAGAATTGCCGCATAAACCCCCATAACGGTAGCTATCAGATATGCGGCTACAAATATCATCGCAATCAGGCGCCAGGGCTTCCCGACGACAAACTTGCGTGTAATCAGCCATGTCGCGAAATATCTGTTGATTCCTGTTTCTTCAAGATACGCTGCAAAAATAAAAATGAAGAACAGGGTCAGAAAAATATCACTGCCGAAGCCTTCAGCAAATATACGGCCAATTTTAGCATAACCAGTGAACCCCAATACAACCATGGATATTAAGCTTGGCCAAAGAACATCGATAAACAGCCAAGCATAGACCGTCCCTAAAAACACTCCCAGAATTTTCATGCCCATTGCTGTTATTGGTTCAATCGGAGGCACCACAATAGAAAATCCAAACAGTAAAAAAGCGAACACTGCTATATGAACATAATATTTAGTTAAAGCAACATTATTAAACTTTGGAGTATTGACATTGACTGCCATTTAACTTTCCTCCCCTTGATAAGTGATGAACATAATGCGTGAGTGATCATAAGGCAAGGCGGTTCCACAAATAAGGTTTTTGTAGTATAATTAAGTTCCAATGACTTTCTTATAGTTAGCCTTCCGGCAATTGCCCGGAACTCTGACTATAATTTTTTTATTTTGAATTGACGATAACCGAATAAACAGCACCCCACGTGATTAGAATTTAACATTTAACGCGCATTCAACCTACTCCCTTCACTCTACTAATGAAAGTTATTTCTTTCCTATATTGCAAAGTTTCTTGCCTCTTCCTACCATTGTCCGGCGCAGCGCATCGGGACACGCCACAAGAAGCCGCCCAAAATCTCTATTCCGGGCGGCCTTTTTCTATATTTCAAGCCGCTCCAAGTAAAGTTCCAGATTCTTTGCTTCTACAGCTCTTCCGCTAAAATTTGATAAGCCGGCGCCCCTTCGCAGTGAGCCGGGATCTTCACTCCCCCCAAAATAGCCAGGGTAGGAGCAAAATCAACCTGACGAATAACCCGGGTCGTTGTGAAGCCTTTTTTCAACCCTTTACCGGCCGCCACAAAAATAGGGGAAATCGAAGTATCGAAATACCCGTCATAGGTGGACATGCTTTCTCCATGCTCCCGGCAGCAGCCCTCCTTGCACATATAAACGATATCGCCTGTTTCGTCTCCGCTTAATCCCAGGACCTGAGCATCTTTATTTCTCAAGGCAATGCCAACGACTCTTTTCCCCGATTTGGGATGCCTATAATTATATAAATCATCGATAATCTTTTCTTCAAGCGCTTGTTTATCTTTTGGATCAACTATTCCTGTGGAATTTCTTCCTTTCAAATTAACCCAAATATAACTGCTTCTCGTCGCCACAGCTCTTGTTTGCTCCCAGTCGATTTCCCTTAACTCCTGGCCGTTCTCATCTTTCTTCAGGACAGTATAGCCCAGCTCCTGCATCACCCTGATATTGCAGCCCATACCGTCTCCCAATAAGGGCAGCTCTTCGTAATGGATTTGCAGCCCATGGTCGGAGGTGATGAAAATCGTCCAATCCTCATCGAGCAGGTACATAAACTCGCCGATATAACGGTCTGCATCCTGATACACTTTTTCGATCAGCCCCTGGTACCCTTCTTCGTTCCCTACCCCTTCTTTTTCCAGGGCATAATTCCAGTACTGATGCCCTTGATGATCAATAAAGTGGATATGGGAGAACACGACTTCGATGCCCTGCTCTTTAATCAGGTAATTCAGGGCATCGGCCTGCCATTGTACATAGTGGGCCCAGACCGGATTTAACAGCTCCCGGCAATTTTCAAAATTAGAACCGCCAAGCTGGCAGAAGGGCGGAACATAACCGACATTGCTGATAACATCTTGATACATGGATTTCGGCGACCATCTTACATCATTGGCAATATCAAAGGCTGTGCTCATCCACATTCTTACCCGGGAACCATCCGGAGCAATTTCCATAGGCTTGTAGCTTCTTGCACAGGGAATTTGCTCACCATTGACATTACAATCATCCACAACCGTAAAGGCAAATTCCTTTTCTTTCATGGAGGCGAAGGGGTTCTCATCTTTTTTGGAGCGATAAAGGGCGATGCTGTCATAGACCCCGGATTCGTTCTTCAAGATTAATGCCGGTCTTCTCACTAACCCATTAGAGGTTACAAAATAAAATTCTTTGGCCCCTGCCGGAGCGTGAGCCCAGCCTTCGGCCTCTTTGATCGGACTTACCACTCTGTCATAGGGGAGATTATCCAATCCGGCCGCCCCTTCTTCTAAACTCATAAATAAATTTTTTACCGTTTTCTTCTTGTGGCGTTCAAGAAGAAACGATCCTCCGGCACTATCCTCTTCCGGCAAGTCCTGAATCACACACCCTGCCCCGGTATCATCCGTAGAGCAAGGTTTATATCCGACTTTGTTCACATTGTTGGCAGCGAATACCATTTTCTCACCGTCAACATTAGCCACACTCATGTTGACAGCCGCCGGCTGGGCTCCGTCCACAACAAATAAGTTTTTGCTGTCTGAAGTCGGAGGCCAGCTTGACCCCGGCCAGTGCCAAACAAGGGTTTTCTTGCCGGCCTCTGCAAAACAATTCCAAAGTTGTTCCGCCTGGCACATGCCGGAATCCAAGGAATAAACAATCTCGGAAAGATCTTCTTTACTCTGATTCCAGAAGTCTGTGATTCCGTGAGTTTCCGGGTAGGCCCCGGTTGCCAATGTCGTCCATTGGGCAGGCGTAATGGTCGGCATGGCGCCCAGCATGCGCAGATCTGCTCTTTGAGCCCCTTGCTCCATAAGCTTTTTCAAATTCGGCATGGAGCCCTTGTTGACAAATTTCAGAGCCAGGCTTGGATCCATACCATCCAGACCTAACACTAAAATTTTGTCTGACATTGCCTTTCTTTTCACAATTTTACCTCCTTTAGTTTTAAAATAGGTTTAACATGACTCACCTTAAATTTTTTAAGGCCTAATTACATCCTACTCAGTTTTCATTTTAAGGAGGTTGCGGCGACTACCTGCCCGGCCTTTTTTTGTTTTAAAATTATAGCAAGAACCCCTCCTGCTGCCAAAACTTTCTCAGAAGCTGTTTAAACCTTTCCTTACTTATTGTTTATAGGAGCTGAGCGCTATGTCTATTGTCAATAATGCCAATCGCGATGTCTTTGTCGGCGAAATGGCGAACAACGTATTAAACGAAAAGGATGGTACTCTCTTTGGATTTGCTTATCTGGAAAACGCCGCTGTCCACTATTATGCTGCTGCCAGCGAAGCCCCTGCTTTTTTGCTGCAGCTGTCTAAAATGACTGAAAAAGTAATCTGCACGCCCATCGCAACCATCACCCAAAAATCCTTGACCATTCATCCGGAGAATCAAGCAGCCTCTCCATTGCAGGATATCCTTCAGCAAAACTATCCTGAGAGCTACTTTGCCTTCCTGACTTATTTTAATGAGGCAGCATCCCACAATTCTGCGGAACCTATTCTAAAAAGATACTTAACAGCTTTCCCTCCTAAAACAGCTCGGAGTCTTTCCCAGGCCAACTATGCCCTGGTTAATTTTGCTTATTGCTCCAAGCGCTTGCACAGAGCCGGTTATCTTGAACTTCTGCAAAGGATACCCTATTCCCCCCCAACCGGATTGCCGGCTCTTGACCGCTTTGACTTTCAACCTCTATGGGGTATTGGCTATTTTCTGCCCGATCATACCTTGGCCTATTACAGCAACGCCTACTTGCCTAATGTATTAAAGAAGAAGTTCTCATTAGAAACAGAGCGGCTTATCGTCTCACCTGTCTTTTCCCAAAGCTATGCCTTATCTGAACCAAGCAGCCCCTCCATAAAAGGCAGGCATGACCATTTCCGGAATCTTCTCAAAGAAACCCTATCTTTGAATTATATGTTAACCCTCCAGGAACTCAAGCGGCTCCCTTCCCCCATTAATACGATGGCTTTTCAGAAATGCTTAAGTCAAGCGACTCCACATTTAACAGAATCCTCCCTCAGGGCCATCGGCTTTTACTCTGATATGTGGGGCTGTCCATAGGGCAAACCATGACTTTCCCGATCTCCACTCCTTCTGAAAAAGCAGCTGAATCTTAATAAAAAAACACTGTATTTTTTATCTTCCAGATGTTATATTTATGCATATCAATGTATAAATATATAAACCCTTTATGCGTATTCCCCTCACTACAAAGTAAGGAGTGGTTGATCAAGATGCCCAAGAGAGAAGATATTAAGAAGATAATGATCATCGGTTCCGGCCCCATCGTCATCGGGCAGGCTGCCGAATTTGACTATTCAGGGACCCAGGCCTGCAAAGCCCTCAAAAATCTGGGTTATGAAGTGGTGTTGGTGAACTCCAATCCCGCCACCATTATGACGGACGCCGGTACCGCCGACGCCACCTACATCGAGCCTCTCAATGTCCAGAGAATCACCGAGATCATCGAGAAAGAACGCCCCGATGCCCTCCTGCCTAATTTAGGGGGACAATCCGGGCTTAATCTGAGTTCCGAGCTGGCCAAAGCAGGGGTTCTCGATCACTATGGCGTGAAAGTCATCGGGGTACAGCTGGATGCCATCGAGCGTGGGGAAGACCGCATCGCCTTCAAAGAAACCATGGAACGCCTGGGTATTGACATGCCCCAAAGCAGCCCCGCTTATACCGTGGAAGAAGCCGAGAGAATCGCCCAGGAGCTGGGCTATCCTGTGGTGATCCGCCCCGCCTATACCTTGGGAGGCACCGGAGGCGGCCTGGTCTACAACGTAGAGGAATTAAGAACCATCGTGAACCGGGGCATCTCGGCCAGCATGATCGGGCAGGTTCTTGTCGAAGAATCCGTCCTGGGCTGGGAAGAGCTGGAACTGGAAGTGGTCCGGGACTCCAAAAATCAAATGATCACCGTCTGCTTTATTGAAAACATCGATGCCATTGGCGTCCATACCGGGGATTCCTTTTGCAGCGCTCCCATGCTGACCATCTCTCAGGATCTTCAGAAGAGACTTCAGAAGTACGCTTACTCCATCGTGGAAGCCATCGAAGTCATCGGCGGAACCAATGTGCAATTCGCCCATGATCCCAAGACAGACCGGGTGGTGATCATCGAGATCAACCCCCGTACCTCCCGCTCCTCCGCCCTGGCTTCCAAAGCCACCGGGTTCCCCATTGCCCTGATCTCTTCCCTGCTGGCCGCCGGTCTGACCCTGGATGAAATCCCCTACTGGCGGGAAGGAACCCTGGATAAATATACTCCCTGGGGTGACTATGTAGTGATCAAGTTCGCCCGCTGGGCCTTTGAAAAGTTCAAGGGTGTGGAAGACAAACTGGGGACCCAGATGCGGGCCGTAGGTGAAGTCATGAGCATCGGCAAAAACTATAAAGAGGCCTTCCAAAAAGCCATTCGCTCTCTGGAAATAGGCCGTTACGGCTTAGGCTTTGCCAAAGATTTTAATGCCAAGACCCTTCCCGAGCTTCTGGAGCTGTTGAAGACCCCCACCAGTGAACGGCATTTTATGATGTACGAGGCCCTCCGCCAAGGGGCTGACCCGGCGGATCTTGCCGCCATCACCTATGTTAAGACCTGGTTTATTGAGCAGATGAAGGAACTGGTGGACCTGGAAGAAAAGATCCTGAAGCATCAGGGCCGGGAACTCCCCGCCGAACTCCTGATTCAAGCCAAAAAGGACGGTTTTGCCGACCGCTATCTGGCGCAGCTCTTAGCCAGCTCGGAAACCGAAGTCCGCCGGCAGCGCCTCGGACTGGGGTTGACCCAGGCCTGGGATGCCGTTCCTGTAAGCGGAGTTAACAACGCCGCCTATTATTACTCCACCTATAATGCCCCGGACAAGGTCACCACCAGTCAGAAGGAAAAGGTCCTCATCCTGGGCGGCGGCCCCAACCGCATCGGCCAGGGCATCGAATTTGACTACTGCTGTGTTCATGCCGCTTTCGCCTTAAAGGACCTGGGCTATGAAACCATCATGATTAACTGCAACCCTGAGACCGTATCCACTGATTATGACACCTCGGATAAGCTCTATTTCGAGCCCCTGACTGTGGAAGATGTCTTAAGCATCTATGAAAAAGAACGCCCCATCGGCGCCATCGTTCAATTCGGAGGTCAAACACCCCTGAATATCGCCGCCCAGCTCCAGGAGGCCGGGGTAAGAATCCTTGGTACCGTACCGGAAGTCATCGACCAGGCCGAAGACCGGGATCAGTTCCGCAAAATGATGGAAAAGCTGGCTATCCCCATGCCCCAGGCAGGTATGGCCAGTACCCTTGAGGAAGCTTGGGCCGTGGCGGAGACCATCGGTTATCCCGTCATGGTTCGTCCTTCCTATGTCCTGGGGGGCCGGGGCATGGAGATTGTCTTTGATGAAGAGCAATTGCGGGAGTATGTGGCCGCCGCCGTGGACATCACTCCGGAACGCCCCATTCTTATTGATAAGTTTCTGGAAAATGCCATTGAAGCAGAGGCCGACGCCGTCTCGGACGGTAGCCATGCTTTCGTTCCTGCCGTCATGGAGCACATCGAGCTGGCAGGGATCCATTCCGGAGACAGTGCCTGCGTCATTCCCCCTCTGACCATTGCCGATCACCATTTGCGCACCATTATCGATTATACCCAGCGGATTGCCCAGGAACTTCATGTGGTAGGACTCATGAATATCCAGTACGCCATCGCTGAGGATAAGGTCTACGTCCTGGAAGCCAACCCCAGAGCTTCCCGTACCGTACCTCTGGTCTCGAAAATCTGCAATACCCCTATGGCCAAGCTGGCCACGGAGTTGATTCTGGCTGATTACACCGGGGAAAAGACGGATATCGCAGCAAACTTTAAGCCTGCTCAGATCACCCATTACGGTGTCAAAGAAGCGGTCTTCCCCTTTGACAAATTCCCTGAAGTGGATCCCGTCCTCGGCCCGGAAATGCGTTCCACCGGAGAGGTTCTGGGCATGGCAGATTCCTTCGGTCTGGCCTATTTCAAAGCCCAGGAAGCAACCCACTCCCCCCTGCCCTTCAGCGGAACCGTGCTTATGAGTATTGCCGAACAGGACCGCTCTTCAGGGTTAATCGAAACCGCCCGGGAATTTCTCAAGCTGGGCTTTAAGATCAAGGCCACTCAGGGGACCCGGAAATTCCTTCAGGATCATGGCATTGAAGCCGAATTCATCCACAAAATCGAGGAAGGCCGTCCCAATATCCCCGATGGTATCATGAACGGCGAGATCCAATTGGTCATTAACACTCCTATCGGCAAACGCAGTCTCAAAGATGATTCTTACATCCGCAAAACCGCCATTAAGTACAAGATCCCTTATATCACCACCACCCCCGCCGCCTTAGCCAGTGCCAAAGGAATTGCCGCGTCTCAGGAGGCGGCTGCCAATAAGACCGTGGTTAAATCCTTGCAGAAATATCATGGTGAGATAATGTAATTTAGGTAATATAATTTTGCTTATTTAAGGCTCATTTAATTAGATAATGTGATTTAGATCGTTGACAGTCCCCTTGCTTTTAAGATATGATTTTATCAGTCTTGGCTCAACTGGTTTTAGGTTGCGCACCCCTATATATAGTGTTTTTTTATAAATTTTCATCTATATATGGTGTTCAACGAGATTTTGATGTATAATGAGACTAGTTCATTAATAAGGAATCTCATAGGTGACTGTACAACCACAGTTGAAAAGGGAAGCCGGTTAGAGACCGGCACGGTCCCGCCGCTGTAAGGGGAATATGCTTCTTGGCATTACCACTGAAAAGGTTTTCGGGAAGGTAAGAAGTATAGATGATCCTAAGTCAGAAGACCTGCCTATGTGTATACCACCAACTCTACGGAAGATAGAGTATGTTGGGCTGCTAACGGCATGTTGTTTTTAGCTTCTCGACATCTCTGTCGGGAAGTTTTTATTTCACTGTCAGAAAGTATAAGCTTGCTCTGTATACTTTCTAAGCATAAGTGCAACCAGCGACTTCGCCTTATTTGCAAACATACGTTTAAAGTAAACAAGTGGGTCGACAGTGTCTTCGGGCGAAGCAACAAAGTGCGAAAGCAGTGCTTTCGGGGTTTTCTTTATCGGAACGGAATAGACACCGGTAATAGAACAGAATAGACGCCAGTAATAAAATGGAGAAAAGAGGGAGATTTTATTTGATTACTAAGATTCGCAAGCGCGACGGACGGGAAGCTCCTTTTAACATTGAAAAAATAGCCAACGCTATCTTTAAGGCGGCCAGTGCCACGGGAGGCAAGGACTATCAATCCTCTCTCCTTCTTGCTGAAGAAGTGGTCAACTACCTTGAGGTTAACCTACATAAAAAAGTCCCCTCTGTGGAAGAAATTCAGGATGCTGTGGAAAAGATCCTGATCGAAAGAGGCCACGCCCGCACAGCCAAAGAATTCATTCTCTATCGGGCGGAACGGACCCGTGTCCGGGAAATGGATACCCGGCTTATGAAGGTCTATGAGGAGCTGACTTTTAAAGAAGCCAAAGACAATGATATGAAGCGGGAAAATGCCAACATTGACGGAGATACCGCCATGGGCACCATGCTGCGCTACGGCTCCGAAGGAGCTAAACAGTTTAATGAGATGTTTGTCCTAAAGCCCGAACACTCTAAAGCCCACAAAGAAGGGGATATTCACATCCATGATATGGATTTTCTCACCCTCACCACCACCTGCTGCCAGATCGATATTATAAAACTTTTCAAAGAGGGCTTTGGGACCGGCCACGGCTTCTTAAGAGAACCTAACGATATCCAGAGCTACAGCGCTTTGGCTTGTATCGCTATCCAATCCAACCAAAACGACCAACACGGCGGCCAAAGCATTCCTAATTTTGATTACGGTATGGCTCCGGGAGTAGCCAAAACCTATATTAAGCTTTACAGGCAAAACCTGCTTAAAGCCTGCGAGCTTTTAATCCATCAGGATGTGGATCAGGAGGAGCTGGAAGCCCATCTCAAAGATGTATTCATCGCCCTTGTCAACCAAGGCGGGCCTACACCCACCCTTTCCCCTGATCCGGACTATTTTGAACAGGAAGCCGCACTGCTTCTAACCCTTCCTAACCTTAATCTGGATAGGCCTACCATCCGCAAAGCCCAAGAGTTTGCTGTCAAAAAAGCTCTCGCCGAGACGGATAAAAAAACTTATCAGGCTATGGAAGCCCTGGTCCATAACCTCAATACCATGCACAGCCGTGCCGGAGCCCAAATTCCCTTCAGCTCCCTCAATTATGGCACGGACACCACCCCGGAAGGCCGTATGGTGGTCAAAAACCTGCTCCTGGCCACAGAAGCAGGTCTGGGCAATGGCGAGACCCCTATCTTCCCTATCCATATCTTCAAAGTGAAAGAAGGGATTAATTATAATCCCAGTGATCCTAACTACGATTTATTCCAGCTGGCCTGCCGGGTCAGTGCCAAAAGACTCTTCCCCAACTTCTCCTTTATTGATGCTCCCTTTAACCTGCAGTACTATGTCCCGGGCAGGCCTGAGACGGAGATTGCCTACATGGGCTGCCGCACCAGGGTTATCGGCAATATTTATGACACTTCCCGGGAAACCATCTTTGGACGGGGAAATCTCAGCTTCACCACCATTAACCTCCCCCGTCTTGCCCTGAAAAGCCACCAAAACCGCACTGAATTCTTCGCCATGCTGGATGAGAAAATCGACCTGATTATCAACCAGCTCCTGGAACGTTTTGAAATTCAAGCCCGTAAAAAAGTCAAGAACTTTCCCTTTCTCATGGGACAAGGGATCTGGCTGGATTCCGACCAACTGGGCTGGGATGATGAAATTCGCGAAGTGCTGAAGCACGGCACCCTTTCCATGGGCTTTATCGGACTGGCTGAATGCCTTATGGTTTTAACTGGGCAGCATCACGGGGAATCGGAAGAGGCACGGGAGCTGGGACTGGAGATTGTTCAACAGCTGCGCCGACGCATGGATGAAGCAGGACGGGAATACGGGCTGAATTTCTCTCTCTTAGCCACTCCTGCCGAAGGCCTCTCCGGTCGCTTCATCAAAATGGATCAGGAGCTTTTCGGCAGCATCCCCGGTATCACGGACAAAGAATACTACACCAACAGCTTCCATATCCCCGTCAGTTTCCCCATCAGCGCCTTTCACAAAATCAGGATTGAAGCTCCCTATCATGAGCTGACCAACGCCGGCCATATCACTTATGTGGAGGTCGATGGTGATCCCACTCAAAATCTGGAGGCTTTTGAGAAAATTGTCCGTTGCATGAAAGAATCCGGCATCGGCTTCGGCGCCGTCAATCATCCTGTGGATCGGGATCCCGTCTGCGGATATACAGGAATCATCGGCAACGAATGCCCTCGCTGCGGCCGCGAGGAAAGCTCCACCCCCTTTGAGCGCATCCGCCGCATCACAGGCTATCTGGTGGGAACCTTGGATCGCTTTAACGACGCCAAAAAAGCCGAAGTCCGGGATCGGATTAAACACCTGAATTGCCTTGACTT is a genomic window containing:
- a CDS encoding anaerobic ribonucleoside triphosphate reductase, producing MITKIRKRDGREAPFNIEKIANAIFKAASATGGKDYQSSLLLAEEVVNYLEVNLHKKVPSVEEIQDAVEKILIERGHARTAKEFILYRAERTRVREMDTRLMKVYEELTFKEAKDNDMKRENANIDGDTAMGTMLRYGSEGAKQFNEMFVLKPEHSKAHKEGDIHIHDMDFLTLTTTCCQIDIIKLFKEGFGTGHGFLREPNDIQSYSALACIAIQSNQNDQHGGQSIPNFDYGMAPGVAKTYIKLYRQNLLKACELLIHQDVDQEELEAHLKDVFIALVNQGGPTPTLSPDPDYFEQEAALLLTLPNLNLDRPTIRKAQEFAVKKALAETDKKTYQAMEALVHNLNTMHSRAGAQIPFSSLNYGTDTTPEGRMVVKNLLLATEAGLGNGETPIFPIHIFKVKEGINYNPSDPNYDLFQLACRVSAKRLFPNFSFIDAPFNLQYYVPGRPETEIAYMGCRTRVIGNIYDTSRETIFGRGNLSFTTINLPRLALKSHQNRTEFFAMLDEKIDLIINQLLERFEIQARKKVKNFPFLMGQGIWLDSDQLGWDDEIREVLKHGTLSMGFIGLAECLMVLTGQHHGESEEARELGLEIVQQLRRRMDEAGREYGLNFSLLATPAEGLSGRFIKMDQELFGSIPGITDKEYYTNSFHIPVSFPISAFHKIRIEAPYHELTNAGHITYVEVDGDPTQNLEAFEKIVRCMKESGIGFGAVNHPVDRDPVCGYTGIIGNECPRCGREESSTPFERIRRITGYLVGTLDRFNDAKKAEVRDRIKHLNCLDFSFAEKGLL
- a CDS encoding alkaline phosphatase family protein is translated as MKRKAMSDKILVLGLDGMDPSLALKFVNKGSMPNLKKLMEQGAQRADLRMLGAMPTITPAQWTTLATGAYPETHGITDFWNQSKEDLSEIVYSLDSGMCQAEQLWNCFAEAGKKTLVWHWPGSSWPPTSDSKNLFVVDGAQPAAVNMSVANVDGEKMVFAANNVNKVGYKPCSTDDTGAGCVIQDLPEEDSAGGSFLLERHKKKTVKNLFMSLEEGAAGLDNLPYDRVVSPIKEAEGWAHAPAGAKEFYFVTSNGLVRRPALILKNESGVYDSIALYRSKKDENPFASMKEKEFAFTVVDDCNVNGEQIPCARSYKPMEIAPDGSRVRMWMSTAFDIANDVRWSPKSMYQDVISNVGYVPPFCQLGGSNFENCRELLNPVWAHYVQWQADALNYLIKEQGIEVVFSHIHFIDHQGHQYWNYALEKEGVGNEEGYQGLIEKVYQDADRYIGEFMYLLDEDWTIFITSDHGLQIHYEELPLLGDGMGCNIRVMQELGYTVLKKDENGQELREIDWEQTRAVATRSSYIWVNLKGRNSTGIVDPKDKQALEEKIIDDLYNYRHPKSGKRVVGIALRNKDAQVLGLSGDETGDIVYMCKEGCCREHGESMSTYDGYFDTSISPIFVAAGKGLKKGFTTTRVIRQVDFAPTLAILGGVKIPAHCEGAPAYQILAEEL
- the carB gene encoding carbamoyl-phosphate synthase large subunit, which encodes MPKREDIKKIMIIGSGPIVIGQAAEFDYSGTQACKALKNLGYEVVLVNSNPATIMTDAGTADATYIEPLNVQRITEIIEKERPDALLPNLGGQSGLNLSSELAKAGVLDHYGVKVIGVQLDAIERGEDRIAFKETMERLGIDMPQSSPAYTVEEAERIAQELGYPVVIRPAYTLGGTGGGLVYNVEELRTIVNRGISASMIGQVLVEESVLGWEELELEVVRDSKNQMITVCFIENIDAIGVHTGDSFCSAPMLTISQDLQKRLQKYAYSIVEAIEVIGGTNVQFAHDPKTDRVVIIEINPRTSRSSALASKATGFPIALISSLLAAGLTLDEIPYWREGTLDKYTPWGDYVVIKFARWAFEKFKGVEDKLGTQMRAVGEVMSIGKNYKEAFQKAIRSLEIGRYGLGFAKDFNAKTLPELLELLKTPTSERHFMMYEALRQGADPADLAAITYVKTWFIEQMKELVDLEEKILKHQGRELPAELLIQAKKDGFADRYLAQLLASSETEVRRQRLGLGLTQAWDAVPVSGVNNAAYYYSTYNAPDKVTTSQKEKVLILGGGPNRIGQGIEFDYCCVHAAFALKDLGYETIMINCNPETVSTDYDTSDKLYFEPLTVEDVLSIYEKERPIGAIVQFGGQTPLNIAAQLQEAGVRILGTVPEVIDQAEDRDQFRKMMEKLAIPMPQAGMASTLEEAWAVAETIGYPVMVRPSYVLGGRGMEIVFDEEQLREYVAAAVDITPERPILIDKFLENAIEAEADAVSDGSHAFVPAVMEHIELAGIHSGDSACVIPPLTIADHHLRTIIDYTQRIAQELHVVGLMNIQYAIAEDKVYVLEANPRASRTVPLVSKICNTPMAKLATELILADYTGEKTDIAANFKPAQITHYGVKEAVFPFDKFPEVDPVLGPEMRSTGEVLGMADSFGLAYFKAQEATHSPLPFSGTVLMSIAEQDRSSGLIETAREFLKLGFKIKATQGTRKFLQDHGIEAEFIHKIEEGRPNIPDGIMNGEIQLVINTPIGKRSLKDDSYIRKTAIKYKIPYITTTPAALASAKGIAASQEAAANKTVVKSLQKYHGEIM
- a CDS encoding SLC13 family permease; translated protein: MAVNVNTPKFNNVALTKYYVHIAVFAFLLFGFSIVVPPIEPITAMGMKILGVFLGTVYAWLFIDVLWPSLISMVVLGFTGYAKIGRIFAEGFGSDIFLTLFFIFIFAAYLEETGINRYFATWLITRKFVVGKPWRLIAMIFVAAYLIATVMGVYAAILVLWTIVYNIAETVGLKRKDRLLGFILVGIANVVMLGWGVFPFTPFPLQGLTLLAKSTGVDVNLGVYLLYMIPISVITLVAYLLGGKYIFKLDTKALENCDYTLNLKIEPLTKEQRIAILFTIVFVLALFAPQVVPKSTAVGAFLAQLPNPAIISIILVVICLIKNKSNEHLTSFQRLATSGSNWRILILMACTVPLGNALEIKEAGLMQALTNSLAPILSNLSPFVFYALSFLIAIVITQFVHNVVLLTIMTPILTTLAVSIGANPVIVTMGLILAIMAAIATPGASSRAALVFGNTEWIATRDAYIFGIWAVVSGYLVVLACGIPWGMLLF